CTTCTTAGAGCGGGTGTTACCAATTATGGCGCATCAGGAGATCCGGAGGATCTTTTCAGGATACAGGAGCTGCTGCCGAAGCAGATCGCAGAAAGAATTATCCGCGAACTATCCTGACCTGGTCAGCAGACGGCGGAACATTTCATTGTAGGATTGACTTCCAGAAATCAGGCTCCAGTAAGCACGTGCAAAGGTTTCGCTTTCCTTCAGTTTGCTCATCGCGAGTTTTTCCGTCAATCTGCTGAAGAGGAGATGTCTGTAGAACTCTGATTGTCTGACAGTACCGAGACATCCCTCGTTTGCTTTTATCAGCATGGTCTTTTTATCCCCGCCGGATATGATTGCATCAGCAATTAGAAGACCGCTTTCAATTGCATGTCCGATTCCCTCTCCTGATACCTGGTCAACCAGGCCAGCCGCGTCTCCTGCAAGGAATATCTGCCCAGCACCCATGGATTTATGCAGTGACAGTGAAGGTATTGAAGCAGCCTTCATTACATACTTACTGACTGATATTCCTCTGGTTTCAAGAAATTCCTTCAGCGCCGAGTTCACATCCGATGGAGAAGCCTTACTGCCCACAACACCGGCTCCTATACAGATTTTCTCCCTTCCAGGAAAAGCCCATACATACCCGTATGGAAGATATCTAAAATGTATATGAAGTCCGTCAGTTATATTATCTATTTCCGATAAGGGCAGGAAGCACTCGAGTCCAATACCGGTTTTTCTGCCTGACCTTCCAAAACATGTTTTTCTGACAAAACTGCTGCATCCATCCGCTCCCACAAGAAAGGAGTAACGAATACTCCGGTCTGAAGAAGTTCTGACGAATGACGAATCAATGGATACAGCTGTTTCGCCTGTGATCACTTCAGCTCCGGAATTAGCTGCTTTTTCCAGAAGGAAATTATCGAAACTCATCCTTGAAATAATCCGGACGGGTAGATTGTCTGATGTATAAGATCTGAGAAGTTCTTCCCTGTTCCAGAGTACTAGAGTTCTGTGGGTTT
This genomic interval from Candidatus Aegiribacteria sp. contains the following:
- a CDS encoding geranylgeranyl reductase family protein, which translates into the protein MPDPKCCVLVVGGGPAGSSCAWKLSSAGVRCMLIDKAEFPRDKVCGGALSSRAAGLLINSGIISTAELDRLTEKTHRTLVLWNREELLRSYTSDNLPVRIISRMSFDNFLLEKAANSGAEVITGETAVSIDSSFVRTSSDRSIRYSFLVGADGCSSFVRKTCFGRSGRKTGIGLECFLPLSEIDNITDGLHIHFRYLPYGYVWAFPGREKICIGAGVVGSKASPSDVNSALKEFLETRGISVSKYVMKAASIPSLSLHKSMGAGQIFLAGDAAGLVDQVSGEGIGHAIESGLLIADAIISGGDKKTMLIKANEGCLGTVRQSEFYRHLLFSRLTEKLAMSKLKESETFARAYWSLISGSQSYNEMFRRLLTRSG